Proteins from one Nakamurella multipartita DSM 44233 genomic window:
- a CDS encoding DUF1152 domain-containing protein: MERPLYVAAGGGGDALAATLLHRAYGPPGPATIATFSWDRLIVDPLPGPRSFSNFKGLETVGRLEHVVTPRTRPIPPAGSTLPPLARDLVGPLASTLVLLDPTDGAAGLREQLAASMQAIDADALVVVDVGGDVLATGKEAGLRSPLADALVLAAARGLSPDARVWVAGPGVDGELTADDVVSRAHSIGGVPLPPFPSDVAALALPILRWHPSEATALFVAAAQGVRGLVDIRSGGMPVQLGAVSSDVYECGVDSAFEVSPLADSVADSRTLLDAEQRAIEICGISEIRFEARKAGAARLRDGFPPDVLDEIRAYAAEALGQGVTYATFRRLAELIRIRDHASIQRNLGLNLPGAIESTLCNLAGLTSSGSAVCLPALPRPAAGRASMDDLPRHSVSVAGIIIDVEGRILVVKRRDNGEWQPPGGVLELDETIEEGLRREVHEETGIDVHIDRLTGVYKNMRLGVVALVFRCRPSAGSLQASSETEVARWMSAQEVESTLSPAFAIRVRDAIGEAAFVAIRYHDGTGDVP, translated from the coding sequence GTGGAGAGACCGCTCTACGTCGCCGCCGGTGGTGGCGGCGACGCGCTCGCCGCCACCCTGCTGCACCGCGCCTACGGACCGCCCGGGCCGGCCACGATCGCCACCTTCTCCTGGGACCGGTTGATCGTGGATCCGCTGCCGGGGCCGCGCAGCTTCTCCAACTTCAAGGGCCTCGAGACGGTCGGTCGGCTTGAGCACGTCGTCACACCGCGCACTCGGCCCATCCCGCCGGCCGGCTCGACCCTTCCACCGTTGGCTCGGGACCTGGTCGGCCCGCTCGCCTCGACCCTCGTCCTTCTGGATCCCACCGACGGCGCGGCTGGCCTGCGCGAGCAGTTGGCTGCCAGCATGCAAGCGATCGACGCGGATGCGCTGGTTGTCGTCGACGTCGGCGGCGATGTGTTGGCGACCGGTAAGGAAGCCGGCCTCCGTAGCCCGCTCGCGGACGCTCTCGTGCTCGCGGCCGCTCGTGGGCTCAGTCCCGACGCCCGAGTTTGGGTCGCCGGCCCCGGGGTCGACGGCGAGCTCACCGCCGACGACGTCGTCTCGCGAGCGCACTCAATCGGCGGGGTCCCGCTTCCACCCTTCCCCTCCGACGTTGCGGCACTGGCTCTTCCTATCCTCCGATGGCACCCCTCCGAGGCAACCGCGCTATTCGTGGCGGCCGCCCAGGGCGTCCGCGGACTTGTCGACATCAGATCCGGCGGCATGCCTGTTCAGCTTGGCGCGGTCAGCTCCGACGTCTACGAATGCGGAGTCGATAGTGCCTTCGAGGTTTCGCCGCTCGCGGATTCGGTCGCCGACTCCAGAACTCTGCTCGACGCCGAGCAGAGGGCTATTGAGATCTGCGGGATCTCGGAGATCAGGTTCGAGGCGCGGAAAGCTGGGGCAGCAAGACTGCGCGACGGGTTTCCACCCGATGTGCTCGATGAAATACGTGCCTATGCTGCGGAAGCGCTAGGTCAAGGAGTTACCTACGCGACCTTCCGCCGGCTGGCCGAGCTGATCAGAATCCGCGATCACGCGTCGATTCAACGCAATCTCGGCCTGAACCTTCCCGGCGCTATTGAATCAACATTGTGCAATCTGGCGGGTTTGACGTCATCCGGTTCGGCGGTTTGCCTCCCGGCCCTGCCTCGCCCGGCCGCTGGCAGGGCTTCGATGGATGACTTGCCGCGTCACTCCGTGTCCGTGGCCGGCATCATTATCGACGTCGAGGGCCGAATCCTGGTCGTCAAGCGTCGTGACAACGGCGAATGGCAGCCGCCTGGTGGCGTCCTCGAGTTGGACGAAACGATCGAGGAAGGGCTGCGGCGTGAGGTCCATGAGGAAACGGGAATCGACGTCCACATCGACCGCCTTACCGGTGTGTACAAGAACATGCGCCTTGGTGTCGTAGCGCTCGTCTTTCGATGTCGACCGAGCGCTGGCTCGCTCCAGGCAAGTTCCGAAACAGAGGTGGCTCGTTGGATGTCCGCACAAGAAGTCGAGTCCACCTTGTCGCCTGCATTCGCCATCCGTGTCCGCGACGCCATCGGCGAAGCTGCCTTTGTCGCGATTCGGTATCACGACGGCACTGGGGACGTTCCCTGA
- a CDS encoding helix-turn-helix domain-containing protein, which produces MDRVLLTAEEAADCLKVGRCKVYDLIRTGELQSIKIGRLRRIPVDAVREFASKILADAD; this is translated from the coding sequence ATGGACCGAGTACTGCTGACGGCCGAGGAAGCGGCGGACTGCCTCAAGGTCGGCCGGTGCAAGGTGTACGACCTGATCCGTACCGGCGAGCTGCAGTCGATCAAGATCGGCCGACTCCGCCGCATCCCGGTCGACGCCGTCCGCGAGTTCGCCAGCAAGATCCTGGCGGACGCGGACTGA
- a CDS encoding site-specific integrase: protein MSGRNAVGEGSVYQRKDGRWVAAAYVPVADGTYRRVSHYVRTKADAKAKLREMNDRAAKNMPAPPPSLTVEAYLGEWLTHMKQHVRRSTWVAYESNARLHIVPRIGRKKLSQLSVRDVRLMIDGLRKDGKGKRTVQYVHATLRAALEHAYREELVTRNVAKMVRVERPTPTPKEPLSVAEARRLLTATRDDEDHALWVVMLLLGLRRSEVCGLRWDNVDLENRTLSVTHSVQRVDGKLRELPTKTRRSTRTVPLPAMVHQALVTHRAAMMPTSQYLPEPVYVFGTKIGTPMEPRNLTRRWVTLAERQGIRRVPLHALRHSCVSLLLAQGVHPRTVMEIVGHSAIEMTMNVYGHVNLETQRRALDELDRTLR from the coding sequence ATGAGCGGTCGGAATGCCGTCGGTGAGGGCAGCGTCTACCAACGCAAGGACGGCCGCTGGGTCGCTGCCGCCTACGTCCCGGTCGCCGACGGCACCTACCGGCGCGTCTCGCACTACGTCAGGACCAAGGCCGACGCCAAGGCCAAGCTCCGTGAGATGAATGACCGGGCCGCGAAGAACATGCCGGCGCCACCGCCGTCGCTGACCGTCGAGGCCTACCTCGGCGAGTGGCTCACGCACATGAAGCAGCACGTCCGGCGCAGCACGTGGGTGGCCTACGAGTCCAACGCTCGGCTGCATATCGTGCCGCGGATCGGCCGCAAGAAGCTGTCGCAGCTATCGGTCCGCGACGTCCGGCTGATGATCGACGGCCTGCGCAAGGACGGTAAGGGCAAACGGACCGTCCAATACGTGCACGCCACCCTTCGCGCGGCTCTGGAGCACGCCTACCGCGAGGAACTCGTCACTCGGAACGTCGCCAAGATGGTCCGCGTCGAGCGGCCGACCCCGACGCCGAAGGAGCCGCTCAGCGTCGCGGAGGCGCGCAGGCTGCTCACCGCGACGCGCGACGACGAGGACCACGCGCTCTGGGTCGTCATGCTGCTCCTCGGCCTGCGCCGAAGCGAGGTGTGCGGCCTCAGGTGGGACAACGTCGACCTGGAGAACCGGACCCTCAGCGTCACCCACAGCGTGCAGCGGGTCGATGGCAAACTCCGCGAGCTGCCGACCAAGACCAGGCGCTCAACCAGGACGGTGCCGCTGCCGGCCATGGTCCACCAGGCGCTGGTCACCCACCGGGCCGCAATGATGCCGACCAGCCAGTACCTCCCCGAGCCGGTCTACGTGTTCGGCACCAAGATCGGCACGCCGATGGAGCCGCGAAACCTGACCCGGCGCTGGGTCACCTTGGCCGAGCGGCAGGGGATCCGCCGAGTGCCTCTCCACGCGCTCAGGCACTCCTGCGTTTCCCTCCTCCTTGCCCAAGGCGTGCACCCACGCACGGTGATGGAGATCGTCGGGCACAGCGCCATCGAAATGACCATGAACGTCTACGGCCACGTCAACCTGGAGACCCAGAGGAGGGCACTCGATGAACTCGACCGAACGCTGCGGTAG
- a CDS encoding VOC family protein has protein sequence MTDRPAVTIGMINIDSADAAAAGRFWSALTGWEVVASGDGYSMVSGGGHNLGFGTIPDYQPPAWPNEHGSKQFHLDLACADMAATEAKAVELGASVVDPQPGDTWRVLIDPDGHPFCLTDAKNWG, from the coding sequence ATGACCGACCGCCCGGCCGTGACCATCGGAATGATCAACATCGACAGCGCCGACGCCGCCGCCGCTGGTCGATTCTGGTCGGCGCTGACCGGCTGGGAGGTGGTGGCCTCCGGCGACGGGTACTCGATGGTGTCCGGCGGCGGGCACAACCTCGGCTTCGGCACCATCCCGGACTACCAGCCGCCGGCCTGGCCGAACGAGCACGGCAGCAAGCAGTTCCACCTGGACCTGGCCTGCGCCGACATGGCCGCCACCGAGGCGAAGGCGGTCGAACTGGGGGCCAGCGTGGTCGATCCGCAGCCCGGTGACACCTGGCGCGTGCTGATCGACCCCGACGGCCACCCTTTCTGCCTCACGGACGCGAAGAACTGGGGCTGA
- a CDS encoding GntR family transcriptional regulator: MGELPKFVQMANRVRDRILSGDLRPGDEVPSERALATEWGVARPTAARALQELRSLGLVESRQGSGSYVREGTANVYRRAKDRYARSASAGRVYAEGEWARIVAAKRAQAPGHVAKALGVDEGSTVGRRQRILGDGSGPTEISTSWFPIDIVEVAPNLMSRNRIREGSLAYIESCTGRRGQVARDQLSARMASAAERRELYLDNPSAVLVVLHVVVDRKNQPLEVVDAVYPPAGRWFLDQEYPLGS; the protein is encoded by the coding sequence ATGGGCGAGCTGCCGAAGTTCGTCCAGATGGCCAACCGCGTTCGTGACCGGATCCTGAGCGGCGATTTACGACCCGGCGACGAGGTTCCGTCCGAACGTGCGCTGGCCACCGAATGGGGGGTCGCCCGCCCCACTGCGGCCCGGGCCTTGCAGGAACTCCGCTCCCTGGGCCTGGTCGAATCACGTCAGGGTTCGGGCTCGTACGTGCGGGAGGGGACGGCGAACGTCTACCGGCGCGCGAAGGATCGGTACGCCCGTTCGGCGTCGGCGGGCCGGGTCTACGCCGAGGGGGAGTGGGCTCGGATCGTTGCGGCGAAGCGGGCCCAGGCACCCGGTCACGTTGCGAAGGCGCTCGGCGTCGATGAGGGTTCGACCGTCGGACGGCGTCAACGGATCCTGGGCGACGGCAGCGGTCCGACGGAGATCTCGACATCCTGGTTCCCGATCGACATCGTCGAGGTCGCGCCGAACCTGATGAGCCGCAACCGGATTCGCGAGGGGTCGCTCGCCTACATCGAGTCCTGCACGGGCCGGCGCGGCCAGGTCGCGCGCGATCAGCTGTCGGCCCGGATGGCGTCCGCCGCCGAGCGCCGGGAGCTGTACCTCGACAATCCTTCCGCGGTCCTTGTCGTTCTCCACGTCGTGGTCGACCGAAAGAACCAGCCGCTGGAGGTCGTCGACGCGGTGTACCCGCCGGCCGGCCGGTGGTTTCTCGATCAGGAATACCCGCTCGGCAGCTGA